One window of Curtobacterium sp. 458 genomic DNA carries:
- a CDS encoding thymidine phosphorylase yields the protein MAVEPFDTVDLIRTKRSGDALATAEIDWLVDAYTRGYVEDPQMAALAMAIFLNGMERREIKDLTLAMIASGERMSFDALGKTTVDKHSTGGVGDKITLPLAPLVASFGVAVPQLSGRGLGHTGGTLDKLESIPGWQASISNDRMMSILSDVGAVICAAGSGLAPADKKLYALRDITGTVECIPLIASSIMSKKIAEGTGALVLDVKFGSGAFMPSYEASRELAQTMVDLGNDAGVKTSALLTDMEVPLGLTIGNALEVRESVSVLEGGGPADVVELTVALATEMLTLAGLPDADPAAALADGRAMDTWRRMIAAQGGDPAAALPAAREQHVVTAPESGVLVSQEALPFGVAAWRLGAGRARAQDPVQAGAGIELHVKPGDTVTAGQPLWTLHTDEPERFDRALESLEGAWSIGPADSAAAVRGPIVRERIAG from the coding sequence ATGGCCGTCGAGCCCTTCGACACCGTCGACCTCATCCGCACGAAGCGTTCCGGCGACGCCCTCGCCACCGCCGAGATCGACTGGCTGGTCGACGCGTACACGCGCGGTTACGTCGAGGACCCGCAGATGGCGGCGCTCGCGATGGCGATCTTCCTGAACGGCATGGAGCGGCGGGAGATCAAGGACCTCACGCTCGCGATGATCGCGTCGGGGGAGCGGATGTCCTTCGACGCCCTCGGCAAGACGACCGTGGACAAGCACTCCACCGGCGGCGTCGGCGACAAGATCACGCTGCCGCTCGCGCCCCTCGTCGCCTCGTTCGGCGTGGCCGTGCCGCAGCTGTCCGGCCGCGGGCTCGGCCACACCGGGGGGACGCTCGACAAGCTCGAGTCGATCCCGGGGTGGCAGGCGTCGATCTCGAACGACCGCATGATGTCGATCCTGTCCGACGTCGGCGCGGTGATCTGCGCGGCCGGTTCCGGGCTGGCACCGGCCGACAAGAAGCTCTACGCGCTCCGGGACATCACCGGCACCGTCGAGTGCATCCCCCTCATCGCGTCGAGCATCATGTCGAAGAAGATCGCCGAGGGCACCGGGGCGCTCGTGCTCGACGTCAAGTTCGGCTCGGGGGCGTTCATGCCCTCGTACGAGGCCTCGCGCGAGCTCGCGCAGACGATGGTCGACCTCGGGAACGACGCCGGGGTGAAGACCTCGGCGCTCCTGACCGACATGGAGGTCCCGCTCGGACTGACCATCGGCAACGCGCTCGAGGTTCGGGAGTCGGTCTCGGTGCTCGAGGGCGGGGGACCCGCGGACGTCGTGGAGCTGACCGTCGCGCTGGCGACCGAGATGCTCACGCTCGCCGGGCTGCCGGACGCCGATCCGGCTGCGGCCCTGGCGGACGGCCGGGCGATGGACACCTGGCGTCGGATGATCGCCGCGCAGGGTGGCGACCCCGCTGCTGCGCTGCCGGCCGCCCGAGAGCAGCACGTCGTCACCGCACCGGAGTCGGGCGTGCTCGTCTCGCAGGAGGCGCTGCCGTTCGGCGTCGCTGCCTGGCGTCTCGGTGCCGGTCGTGCCCGGGCACAGGACCCGGTGCAGGCGGGCGCCGGCATTGAGCTGCACGTCAAGCCGGGCGACACCGTGACCGCGGGGCAGCCGCTCTGGACGCTGCACACCGACGAGCCGGAGCGCTTCGACCGGGCGCTGGAGTCGCTCGAGGGCGCGTGGTCGATCGGACCGGCCGACTCGGCGGCGGCCGTCCGCGGGCCGATCGTGCGGGAGCGCATCGCGGGCTGA
- a CDS encoding adenosine deaminase → MSADATTYRLPDAGAVINNLPKVSLHDHLDGGLRPATIIELADEAGVALPTSDAGALGAWFADQSNSGSLVEYLKTFDVTTSVMQTAPQLHRVAKEFVEDLVADGVVYGEIRWAPEQHLQGGLTLDQTVEAVQAGIEEAVDAAGGSIRIGQLVTAMRHADRAQEIAELAVRHRDRGVVGFDIAGAEAGFPPANHRAAFDWLAAQLFPVTVHAGEADGLASIRSALVDGRALRLGHGVRIFEDISLSDAGDGSTLASLGEIASWVRDREIPLEVAPSSNLQTGAIAAWGDELADHPFDVLYQLGFRVTVNTDNRLMSDTSLSKELALLAGTFGYDLDDLAAFQINAALGSFLPLEDREEIIATITAGHQEA, encoded by the coding sequence ATGAGCGCCGACGCCACGACCTACCGCCTGCCCGACGCCGGAGCGGTCATCAACAACCTGCCGAAGGTCTCGTTGCACGACCACCTCGACGGGGGCCTGCGGCCGGCGACGATCATCGAACTCGCCGACGAAGCGGGCGTGGCGCTGCCGACCTCCGACGCCGGGGCGCTCGGTGCGTGGTTCGCCGACCAGTCCAACTCGGGCTCGCTCGTCGAGTACCTCAAGACGTTCGACGTCACCACCTCGGTGATGCAGACCGCGCCGCAGCTGCACCGGGTCGCGAAGGAGTTCGTCGAGGACCTCGTCGCCGACGGCGTCGTCTACGGCGAGATCCGGTGGGCACCCGAGCAGCACCTGCAGGGCGGGCTGACGCTCGACCAGACGGTGGAGGCCGTGCAGGCCGGCATCGAAGAGGCCGTCGACGCCGCCGGCGGATCGATCCGCATCGGGCAGCTCGTGACCGCGATGCGGCACGCCGACCGCGCGCAGGAGATCGCCGAACTCGCCGTGCGGCACCGCGACCGTGGGGTCGTCGGGTTCGACATCGCGGGTGCCGAAGCCGGCTTCCCGCCCGCGAACCACCGGGCCGCGTTCGACTGGCTGGCCGCGCAGCTCTTCCCGGTCACGGTCCACGCGGGGGAAGCCGACGGACTCGCCTCGATCCGGTCCGCCCTCGTCGACGGTCGCGCGCTCCGCCTCGGGCACGGCGTCCGGATCTTCGAGGACATCTCGCTGTCCGACGCCGGCGACGGGTCGACCCTCGCGTCGCTCGGTGAGATCGCGTCGTGGGTGCGCGACCGCGAGATCCCGCTGGAGGTCGCACCCTCGTCGAACCTGCAGACCGGCGCGATCGCCGCGTGGGGCGACGAGCTCGCCGACCACCCCTTCGACGTGCTGTACCAGCTCGGGTTCCGCGTCACGGTGAACACCGACAACCGCCTCATGAGCGACACCTCGCTGTCGAAGGAGCTCGCGCTCCTCGCCGGCACGTTCGGCTACGACCTCGACGACCTCGCCGCGTTCCAGATCAACGCCGCCCTGGGCTCGTTCCTCCCGCTCGAGGACCGCGAGGAGATCATCGCCACCATCACCGCAGGACACCAGGAGGCCTAG
- a CDS encoding PTS sugar transporter subunit IIA produces MPLPPLPDDAVVLGATAPSWREALRLTGDALVASGATTEPYTDAMIEMVEEHGPYIVISPGLAFAHARPGSSVVRDGLALVTLASPVAFGHPHNDPVRVVLGLAVAEVGTHLESIGEIANTFNDDTVTSRLAAAGTADEVRAILGVASAGRAGAAGGAA; encoded by the coding sequence GTGCCGCTCCCACCGCTGCCGGACGACGCCGTCGTGCTCGGAGCCACCGCGCCGTCGTGGCGCGAAGCGCTCCGGCTGACCGGGGACGCCCTCGTCGCCTCCGGCGCCACCACCGAGCCGTACACGGACGCCATGATCGAGATGGTCGAGGAGCACGGCCCGTACATCGTCATCTCTCCCGGGCTCGCGTTCGCGCACGCCCGACCGGGGTCGTCGGTGGTCCGGGACGGCCTCGCGCTCGTCACGCTCGCGTCGCCGGTGGCGTTCGGACACCCGCACAACGACCCCGTGCGGGTCGTGCTCGGGCTCGCCGTCGCCGAGGTCGGGACGCACCTGGAGTCGATCGGCGAGATCGCGAACACCTTCAACGACGACACCGTGACGTCGCGGTTGGCGGCTGCGGGCACGGCGGACGAGGTCCGGGCGATCCTCGGGGTCGCGTCGGCCGGGCGTGCCGGTGCTGCCGGGGGTGCGGCGTGA
- a CDS encoding PTS sugar transporter subunit IIB, which produces MKIVTICGAGIGSSGILKVNADKALASLGLSASVVAADVASVRDVAEDANVILTSQEFVEAIGDTYAEVIVIRNHFDQGEITAAVDRALGEH; this is translated from the coding sequence GTGAAGATCGTGACGATCTGCGGCGCCGGCATCGGGTCGAGCGGGATCCTCAAGGTGAACGCCGATAAGGCGCTGGCGTCGCTCGGGCTGAGTGCCTCCGTGGTGGCCGCGGACGTCGCCTCGGTGCGCGACGTCGCCGAGGACGCGAACGTCATCCTGACGAGCCAGGAGTTCGTCGAGGCGATCGGGGACACCTACGCCGAGGTCATCGTGATCCGGAACCACTTCGACCAGGGCGAGATCACGGCGGCGGTGGACCGGGCGCTCGGGGAGCACTGA
- a CDS encoding purine-nucleoside phosphorylase yields the protein MSTDNPLNDPAADPFEVARAAADVIASKSGIERHDIALTLGSGWGKAADIIGETVSEIPASEVPGFSASAVPGHSGTVRSIALPDGRHALVIGARTHYYENHGVRRVVHSVRTAAATGASVMILTNGAGGIKEHWTPGTPVLISDHINLTADSPLEGATFVDLTDLYSARLRAVARGVDPSLDEGVYTQFRGPHYETPAEVQMAKTIGGHIVGMSTALEAIAARQAGMEVLGFSLITNLAAGIQKTPLSHAEVLEAGREAEPRIADLLARVVAAIGSPDAVDGSAL from the coding sequence ATGAGCACGGACAACCCGCTGAACGACCCCGCCGCCGACCCGTTCGAGGTCGCGCGCGCCGCCGCCGACGTCATCGCGTCGAAGTCGGGGATCGAGCGGCACGACATCGCCCTGACCCTCGGATCCGGATGGGGCAAGGCCGCCGACATCATCGGTGAGACGGTCTCCGAGATCCCCGCGTCGGAGGTCCCGGGCTTCAGCGCCTCAGCCGTTCCCGGCCACTCCGGCACGGTGCGCTCCATCGCCCTCCCGGACGGCCGTCACGCCCTCGTGATCGGTGCCCGGACGCACTACTACGAGAACCACGGCGTCCGCCGCGTCGTGCACAGCGTCCGTACCGCTGCGGCGACCGGCGCCTCGGTGATGATCCTCACGAACGGTGCCGGTGGCATCAAGGAGCACTGGACGCCCGGCACGCCGGTCCTCATCAGCGACCACATCAACCTGACCGCCGACAGCCCGCTCGAGGGCGCGACCTTCGTCGACCTCACCGACCTCTACTCGGCACGACTCCGTGCGGTCGCCCGCGGCGTGGACCCCTCGCTGGACGAAGGCGTCTACACGCAGTTCCGCGGCCCGCACTACGAGACCCCGGCCGAGGTGCAGATGGCGAAGACGATCGGTGGGCACATCGTCGGCATGTCCACCGCACTCGAGGCCATCGCCGCGCGGCAGGCCGGCATGGAGGTGCTCGGGTTCTCCCTCATCACGAACCTCGCCGCGGGCATCCAGAAGACGCCGCTGTCGCACGCCGAGGTGCTCGAGGCCGGCCGCGAAGCCGAGCCGCGGATCGCCGACCTCCTCGCCCGTGTGGTCGCGGCGATCGGGTCGCCGGACGCCGTCGACGGATCCGCACTGTGA
- a CDS encoding phospho-sugar mutase, protein MKLDVDAVVAAGRAWSAQDPDDETRAELDAAVAAAATGDGPAVQELAARLAGRLAFGTAGLRAELGYGPLRMNRVVVTQAAAGLARFLIDSGRSRSVVIGYDGRVNSDVFARDSAEVMRGLGLDVTLLPSALPTPVLAFAVRHLGVGAGVMVTASHNPPRDNGYKVYLGEGDEGSQIVPPVDATIAAAIDAVATGSIADLPRATDYTVAGPDLLDAYVTATAATVPAPALGVPDQPSVVYTAMHGVGWETARAVFERAGYAVPATVPEQIEPDGAFPTVSFPNPEEPGAMDLAVARGVDADADVVIANDPDADRLALAIPDGAGSFRRLSGNEVGWLLGWQAAVRAASDGRGGTLAASIVSSPALARVAERHGLAYRDTLTGFKWVSRVPDLVFGYEEALGYLVDPDVVRDKDGISAALALLDLATTLAASGQTIADRLEAFAAEFGAFASGQVATRVDDLSRIGEIMAALRADPPSSLGPVAVRAVTDYADGADGFPPSDILRYDLEGDARVIVRPSGTEPKVKVYIDTVATTSAEAQALADALAAAVRPLVS, encoded by the coding sequence GTGAAGCTCGACGTCGACGCGGTCGTCGCCGCCGGGCGTGCCTGGTCCGCGCAGGACCCCGACGACGAGACCCGTGCCGAGCTCGACGCGGCCGTCGCGGCAGCGGCGACCGGGGACGGACCCGCCGTGCAGGAGCTCGCCGCACGCTTGGCCGGTCGTCTGGCGTTCGGCACCGCGGGACTCCGCGCCGAGCTCGGGTACGGCCCGCTGCGCATGAACCGCGTCGTGGTGACCCAGGCCGCCGCTGGGCTCGCCCGCTTCCTGATCGACTCCGGCCGCTCGCGCAGCGTCGTCATCGGCTACGACGGGCGCGTCAACTCCGACGTCTTCGCCCGCGACTCCGCCGAGGTCATGCGCGGCCTCGGGCTCGACGTCACCCTACTGCCGTCCGCGCTGCCCACCCCGGTGCTGGCGTTCGCGGTCCGGCACCTCGGGGTCGGCGCGGGCGTGATGGTCACGGCGAGCCACAACCCGCCGCGTGACAACGGCTACAAGGTGTACCTCGGCGAGGGTGATGAGGGCTCGCAGATCGTCCCCCCGGTCGACGCGACCATCGCCGCGGCCATCGATGCGGTCGCAACAGGGTCGATCGCCGACCTGCCACGGGCGACCGACTACACCGTCGCGGGCCCGGACCTGCTCGACGCCTACGTCACCGCGACGGCCGCGACCGTCCCCGCACCGGCGCTCGGGGTCCCGGACCAGCCGTCGGTCGTCTACACGGCGATGCACGGCGTCGGGTGGGAGACCGCCCGTGCCGTGTTCGAGCGGGCCGGGTACGCCGTCCCCGCCACGGTGCCGGAGCAGATCGAGCCGGACGGAGCGTTCCCGACGGTGTCGTTCCCGAACCCGGAGGAGCCGGGCGCCATGGACCTCGCGGTCGCTCGGGGTGTCGACGCCGACGCCGACGTGGTCATCGCGAACGACCCGGACGCCGATCGGCTCGCACTCGCGATCCCGGACGGTGCCGGCTCCTTCCGACGGCTCTCCGGCAACGAGGTCGGCTGGCTCCTCGGGTGGCAGGCCGCCGTCCGTGCGGCGTCGGACGGACGGGGCGGCACGCTCGCTGCGTCCATCGTGTCCTCGCCCGCGCTCGCCCGGGTCGCCGAACGCCACGGCCTGGCGTACCGGGACACCCTGACCGGCTTCAAGTGGGTGTCGCGCGTGCCGGACCTGGTGTTCGGCTACGAGGAGGCGCTCGGCTACCTGGTCGACCCCGACGTCGTCCGCGACAAGGACGGCATCTCCGCGGCCCTCGCGCTGCTCGACCTCGCCACGACGCTCGCGGCTTCCGGGCAGACCATCGCGGACCGCCTCGAGGCCTTCGCCGCCGAGTTCGGGGCGTTCGCGTCCGGGCAGGTGGCGACGCGTGTGGACGACCTGTCGCGCATCGGGGAGATCATGGCCGCGCTCCGGGCCGACCCGCCGTCGTCGCTCGGGCCGGTGGCCGTGCGCGCCGTGACGGACTACGCGGACGGGGCCGACGGGTTCCCGCCGTCGGACATCCTGCGGTACGACCTCGAGGGCGACGCCCGCGTGATCGTCCGGCCGAGCGGGACCGAGCCGAAGGTCAAGGTCTACATCGACACCGTCGCGACGACCTCCGCCGAGGCCCAGGCCCTCGCCGACGCCCTCGCCGCCGCCGTCCGCCCCCTCGTGTCGTAG
- a CDS encoding biotin carboxylase N-terminal domain-containing protein has translation MPRISKVLIANRGEIAVRIIRAARDAGKASVAVYADQDRDALHARLADEAYALNGTTSADTYLVIDKIISVARRSGADAVHPGYGFLAENADFARAVIDAGLTWIGPSPESIERLGDKVSARHVAEKVGAPLAPGTIEPVQDVSEVFDFVDQVGLPVAIKAAFGGGGRGLKVVRSRDQVEELFESATREAIAAFGRGECFVEKYLDEPRHVETQCLADEHGNVVIVSTRDCSLQRRHQKLVEEAPAPYLTASQTERLYESSKAILREVGYVGAGTCEFLIGADGTVSFLEVNTRLQVEHCVSEEVTGIDLVREQFRIAEGGTLDYSDPTPRGHSFEFRINGEDPGRNFFPAPGPVHAFTAPSGPGVRVDSGVVSGDVVSGSFDSMLAKLIVTGATRSEALERSRRALAEFEVTGLPTVLPFHRAVVSDPAFATDDETPFSVYTQWIETDFQNDIPAWSGATEELPAPASRDTVVVEVQGKRIEVTMPSIVGGGAAGAAGRRPAGPTAPPKRRSSGVRGGLASSGSVTSPMQATVVKVAVAEGDTVVKGDLLVVLEAMKMEQPVQATRDGVVKALNAPVGQTISSGHVLLELA, from the coding sequence ACGCAGGCAAGGCATCGGTCGCGGTCTACGCCGACCAGGACCGCGACGCGCTGCACGCCCGCCTCGCCGACGAGGCGTACGCCCTGAACGGCACCACGAGCGCCGACACCTACCTCGTGATCGACAAGATCATCTCGGTCGCCCGCCGTTCCGGTGCCGACGCCGTGCACCCGGGGTACGGGTTCCTCGCCGAGAACGCCGACTTCGCCCGCGCCGTCATCGACGCCGGGCTGACCTGGATCGGCCCGTCGCCCGAGTCGATCGAGCGCCTCGGTGACAAGGTCTCCGCGCGGCACGTGGCCGAGAAGGTCGGCGCGCCGCTCGCACCGGGGACGATCGAGCCCGTGCAGGACGTGTCCGAGGTCTTCGACTTCGTCGACCAGGTCGGGCTCCCCGTCGCGATCAAGGCGGCGTTCGGCGGCGGTGGCCGTGGCCTGAAGGTGGTCCGCTCGCGAGACCAGGTGGAAGAGCTCTTCGAGTCGGCGACGCGCGAGGCCATCGCGGCGTTCGGCCGCGGCGAGTGCTTCGTCGAGAAGTACCTCGACGAGCCGCGCCACGTCGAGACGCAGTGCCTCGCCGACGAGCACGGCAACGTCGTCATCGTCTCGACGCGCGACTGCTCGCTGCAGCGCCGCCACCAGAAGCTCGTCGAGGAGGCCCCGGCGCCGTACCTGACGGCGTCGCAGACCGAACGGCTGTACGAGTCGTCGAAGGCGATCCTGCGCGAGGTCGGCTACGTCGGCGCCGGCACGTGCGAGTTCCTCATCGGCGCCGACGGCACCGTGTCGTTCCTCGAGGTCAACACCCGCCTGCAGGTCGAGCACTGCGTCTCGGAGGAGGTCACGGGCATCGACCTCGTCCGCGAGCAGTTCCGCATCGCCGAGGGCGGCACGCTCGACTACTCCGACCCGACGCCCCGCGGCCACTCGTTCGAGTTCCGCATCAACGGCGAGGACCCGGGTCGCAACTTCTTCCCCGCGCCCGGCCCCGTGCACGCCTTCACCGCCCCGTCCGGCCCCGGCGTCCGCGTCGACTCCGGTGTCGTCTCCGGTGACGTCGTGTCCGGCTCGTTCGACTCGATGCTCGCGAAGCTCATCGTCACCGGCGCGACGCGCTCCGAGGCCTTGGAACGCTCGCGGCGAGCACTCGCCGAGTTCGAGGTCACGGGTCTGCCGACCGTGCTGCCGTTCCACCGCGCCGTCGTGTCCGACCCGGCGTTCGCCACGGACGACGAGACGCCCTTCTCCGTCTACACGCAGTGGATCGAGACCGACTTCCAGAACGACATCCCCGCGTGGAGCGGTGCGACCGAGGAGCTCCCCGCTCCGGCGTCGCGCGACACCGTCGTGGTCGAGGTGCAGGGCAAGCGCATCGAGGTCACCATGCCGTCGATCGTCGGCGGTGGCGCTGCCGGTGCGGCCGGCCGCCGCCCCGCGGGCCCGACCGCTCCCCCGAAGCGTCGGTCGTCCGGCGTTCGCGGTGGGTTGGCGTCGTCCGGCTCGGTGACGTCGCCGATGCAGGCCACCGTCGTGAAGGTCGCGGTCGCCGAGGGTGACACCGTGGTGAAGGGCGACCTGCTCGTCGTGCTCGAGGCCATGAAGATGGAGCAGCCCGTGCAGGCGACCCGCGACGGCGTCGTGAAGGCGCTCAACGCCCCCGTCGGCCAGACGATCTCGTCCGGCCACGTGCTGCTCGAGCTCGCGTAG